In one window of Mesorhizobium sp. B2-1-1 DNA:
- a CDS encoding tripartite tricarboxylate transporter permease encodes METLGHLAHGFAVAFTPVNLLWCLLGTTLGTAIGVLPGLGPALTIALLLPITYQVAPEASFILFAGIYYGAMYGGSTTSILLNTPGESATIVTALEGNKMARSGRGGAALATSAIGSFVAGTLGTLGVAFLAPIVVRFALAFGPAEYFSLMVLAFITVSAVLGSSSVRGLTSLFAGFVIGMIGVDLQTGQPRFTFGMTELLDGVDVIIAAVGLFAVGETLYMASRRYAGKDEIVPLKGSLYMTAAEWRRSWKPWLRGAAIGFPIGAMPAGGAEIPTFLSYAIEKKLSKHKQEFGTVGAIEGVAGPEAANNASAAGVLVPMLTLGLPTSATAAIMLSAFQSYGINPGPLLLTTQGNLVWGLIASLFIANVILVILNLPLIGLWVRLLKIPAPQLYAGILVFATVGTYGISQSPIDLAILYLLGAAGFLMRRFDFPTAPVIIGMILGPLAETQFRRAMTISNGDWSVFYKHPLSLTLLTLAFIGLVGPHIWGYIERRRLRGPEHVPGDA; translated from the coding sequence ATGGAAACGCTAGGCCATCTGGCACACGGTTTCGCCGTCGCCTTCACTCCGGTCAACCTTCTGTGGTGCCTGCTCGGCACCACGCTTGGCACCGCCATCGGCGTGCTGCCCGGCCTCGGACCGGCGCTGACCATCGCGCTGCTTCTGCCGATCACCTACCAGGTTGCGCCGGAGGCCTCCTTCATCCTGTTTGCCGGCATCTATTACGGGGCCATGTATGGCGGCTCGACGACCTCGATCCTGCTCAACACGCCAGGCGAAAGCGCTACCATCGTCACCGCGCTGGAAGGCAACAAGATGGCCCGGTCCGGGCGCGGCGGCGCCGCACTTGCCACCTCGGCGATCGGCTCCTTCGTCGCCGGCACTCTCGGCACGCTGGGCGTCGCCTTCCTGGCGCCTATCGTGGTCAGGTTCGCGCTGGCCTTCGGCCCGGCCGAATATTTCTCGCTGATGGTGCTGGCCTTCATCACGGTTTCGGCGGTGCTGGGCTCGTCCTCGGTGCGCGGCTTGACCAGCCTGTTCGCCGGCTTTGTTATCGGCATGATCGGGGTCGACCTGCAGACCGGCCAGCCGCGCTTCACCTTCGGCATGACCGAACTGCTCGACGGCGTCGACGTCATCATCGCCGCCGTCGGCCTGTTCGCCGTCGGTGAGACGCTCTACATGGCCTCGCGCCGTTATGCCGGCAAGGACGAGATCGTGCCGCTGAAGGGCTCGCTCTATATGACGGCGGCCGAATGGAGGCGCTCGTGGAAGCCCTGGTTGCGCGGCGCCGCGATCGGCTTCCCGATCGGCGCCATGCCGGCCGGCGGCGCCGAGATCCCGACCTTCCTGTCCTATGCCATCGAAAAGAAGCTTTCGAAGCACAAGCAGGAATTCGGCACGGTTGGCGCCATCGAGGGGGTAGCCGGTCCGGAGGCCGCCAACAATGCCTCGGCCGCCGGCGTGCTGGTGCCGATGCTGACGCTCGGGCTGCCGACCTCGGCGACGGCGGCAATCATGCTTTCGGCCTTCCAGAGCTACGGCATCAATCCAGGCCCGCTGCTTCTGACGACACAAGGCAACCTGGTCTGGGGACTGATCGCCAGCCTGTTCATCGCCAACGTCATTCTCGTCATCCTCAATCTGCCGCTGATCGGGCTTTGGGTGCGGCTGCTGAAGATCCCGGCGCCGCAGCTCTATGCCGGCATCCTGGTTTTCGCCACCGTCGGCACCTACGGCATTTCGCAGTCGCCGATCGACCTCGCCATCCTCTATCTCCTGGGTGCTGCCGGCTTCCTGATGCGGCGCTTCGATTTCCCGACCGCGCCCGTCATCATCGGCATGATCCTGGGACCGCTCGCCGAAACCCAATTCCGCCGCGCCATGACGATCTCGAACGGCGACTGGTCGGTGTTCTACAAGCACCCGCTGTCGCTGACCCTGCTGACGCTGGCCTTCATCGGCCTGGTCGGGCCGCATATCTGGGGCTACATCGAACGCCGCCGATTGCGGGGGCCGGAGCATGTGCCGGGCGATGCCTGA
- a CDS encoding CaiB/BaiF CoA transferase family protein has protein sequence MTDLLSGIRVLDLTNVLAGPYCAYQLALLGADVIKVEAPQGGDLARQLGGSPELNQAGMGASFLAQNAGKRSVVLDLKKEAERERFLDLVASADALVENFRPGVMDRLGLGYEALKAVRPSLVYCAISGFGQTGPMRDNPAYDQIIQGLSGIMSITGTPETAPLRVGYPVADTLGGLVGAFAIVSALVRQKTSGEGAFLDVSMLECTLSALGWPVSNYLTAGVDPKPMGNENMTAAPSGAFRTGDGLLNIAANKQEQFVTLCRLIERPELASDPRFAERETRKRNRAALKIEIEGALANGPAAAWEEKLNRAGVPAGRVLTIPQVLAEPQVLERQMTRAFDGVADMERPLTVLRGGFMVDGTAPLPASPPPALGEHMDEVFAGLSPRAKTKALT, from the coding sequence ATGACAGACCTGCTTTCCGGCATTCGCGTGCTCGACCTGACCAACGTCCTGGCCGGGCCCTACTGCGCCTACCAGTTGGCGCTGCTCGGCGCCGACGTCATCAAGGTCGAGGCGCCGCAAGGCGGCGACCTGGCGCGACAGCTCGGCGGTTCGCCGGAACTCAACCAGGCCGGCATGGGAGCTTCGTTCCTGGCTCAGAATGCCGGCAAACGCTCCGTCGTGCTCGACCTCAAGAAGGAAGCCGAGCGCGAACGCTTCCTCGACCTGGTCGCCAGCGCCGATGCGCTGGTGGAAAACTTCCGCCCCGGCGTCATGGACCGGCTTGGCCTCGGTTACGAGGCGCTGAAGGCGGTTCGCCCCAGCCTTGTCTACTGCGCGATATCGGGCTTTGGCCAGACCGGGCCGATGCGCGACAATCCGGCCTATGACCAGATCATCCAGGGCCTTTCGGGCATTATGAGCATCACCGGCACGCCGGAGACGGCACCCTTGCGGGTCGGCTATCCCGTCGCCGACACGCTGGGCGGACTGGTCGGGGCCTTCGCCATCGTCTCGGCGCTGGTAAGGCAGAAGACGAGCGGCGAGGGTGCTTTTCTCGACGTGTCGATGCTTGAATGCACATTGTCGGCGCTTGGCTGGCCGGTTTCCAACTATCTGACGGCCGGGGTCGATCCCAAGCCGATGGGCAATGAGAACATGACGGCGGCACCGTCGGGCGCCTTTCGCACCGGCGACGGTCTGCTCAACATCGCCGCCAACAAGCAGGAGCAGTTCGTAACGCTTTGCCGGCTTATCGAACGGCCGGAGCTGGCGTCGGATCCACGCTTTGCCGAGCGCGAGACGCGCAAGCGGAACCGTGCGGCGCTGAAGATCGAGATCGAGGGGGCCCTGGCGAATGGCCCGGCGGCTGCGTGGGAAGAAAAACTGAACCGCGCCGGGGTGCCGGCGGGCAGGGTGCTGACGATCCCGCAAGTGCTGGCCGAACCGCAGGTGCTGGAGCGCCAGATGACCAGGGCTTTCGACGGCGTGGCTGACATGGAGAGACCGCTGACGGTTCTGCGCGGCGGCTTCATGGTCGATGGTACGGCTCCATTGCCGGCCTCCCCGCCACCGGCCCTGGGCGAGCACATGGACGAAGTTTTCGCCGGCCTGTCGCCCCGAGCGAAGACAAAGGCACTCACATGA
- a CDS encoding citryl-CoA lyase, protein MSEQKTGRERAEEWWQTGIIEMRPGVIRLRGYEIQDLIGRVSFPAVIWLMLRGELPSEEQAALLGIALGAAVDHGPQAPSIAIARMAATCGVGINSAMASAINVLGDVHGGAGEQALAFYGDIAAALDGGTTLKEAVSGRLDRFFAGEKGYVPGLGHRFHPVDPRAPRLMELTREFAARGVINGRFADIAEAIEAEVARRKGKKIPLNIDGATAVIYGELGFPPPLTRGLFVLSRSVGILAHAWEQSQQAERNKGPLPREWLWAYAGTPVRPLPEEDGAGA, encoded by the coding sequence ATGAGTGAGCAAAAGACGGGCCGCGAGCGTGCAGAGGAGTGGTGGCAGACCGGCATCATCGAAATGCGGCCGGGCGTCATCCGGCTGCGCGGCTATGAAATCCAGGACCTGATCGGCCGCGTCAGCTTCCCGGCTGTCATCTGGCTGATGCTGCGCGGCGAATTGCCCAGCGAGGAACAGGCCGCGCTGCTCGGCATTGCGCTGGGCGCCGCAGTCGACCACGGGCCGCAGGCGCCGTCGATCGCTATCGCCCGCATGGCGGCGACCTGCGGTGTCGGCATCAACAGCGCCATGGCTTCGGCCATCAACGTGCTTGGCGACGTCCATGGCGGCGCCGGCGAGCAGGCGCTTGCCTTCTATGGCGACATTGCCGCGGCGCTCGATGGCGGCACGACGCTGAAAGAGGCTGTCTCGGGGCGGCTTGATCGATTCTTTGCCGGGGAAAAGGGCTACGTGCCGGGGCTGGGCCATCGCTTCCATCCGGTCGACCCGCGCGCGCCGCGCCTGATGGAACTGACTCGGGAGTTTGCCGCGCGCGGCGTGATCAATGGCCGCTTCGCCGATATCGCCGAGGCGATCGAGGCGGAGGTCGCGCGGCGCAAGGGCAAAAAGATACCGCTCAACATCGATGGCGCGACCGCCGTCATTTACGGCGAGCTCGGCTTTCCGCCACCGCTAACGCGGGGGCTTTTCGTGCTGTCGCGCTCGGTCGGCATCCTGGCGCATGCCTGGGAACAATCCCAGCAAGCCGAGCGGAACAAAGGTCCGCTGCCACGCGAATGGCTGTGGGCCTATGCCGGGACGCCAGTGCGACCGCTCCCCGAAGAGGACGGCGCCGGGGCGTGA
- a CDS encoding NUDIX hydrolase: protein MAATKKKAVRKAKKGETIRQVAAIPFRLDQRGDIEVMLVTSRTTRRFIVPKGWPMKGKSGRKATTIEAQEEAGVLGKTLKQPAGTYSYWKRLANRFVRVDVIVYLLEVTQELADWQEAKRRQRAWLAPADAAMLIDEPELSTLVRTLKLPQPAQIGPT, encoded by the coding sequence ATGGCAGCCACCAAGAAAAAGGCCGTGCGCAAGGCCAAGAAGGGCGAGACGATCCGCCAGGTCGCGGCTATCCCTTTTCGGCTGGACCAGCGCGGCGACATCGAGGTGATGCTGGTCACCTCGCGCACCACCAGGCGCTTCATCGTACCCAAGGGCTGGCCGATGAAAGGCAAGAGCGGACGCAAGGCGACCACCATCGAGGCGCAGGAAGAAGCGGGCGTGCTCGGCAAGACCCTGAAGCAGCCAGCGGGCACCTATTCCTATTGGAAGCGGCTGGCCAACCGGTTCGTGCGCGTCGATGTCATCGTCTATCTGTTGGAAGTAACGCAAGAGCTTGCCGACTGGCAGGAAGCCAAACGGCGGCAACGGGCCTGGCTGGCGCCGGCCGATGCGGCCATGCTCATCGACGAACCCGAACTTTCGACGCTGGTAAGGACCTTGAAGCTTCCCCAGCCGGCACAAATCGGCCCTACGTAA
- a CDS encoding invasion associated locus B family protein has product MRKHAYLLAMLGAACIAGLPAAAAQTKGDKAAAAPAANQPQLPGGASALSETHGDWAVNCQISGAAKACSLSHQQFNKQSNQRLLAIELSSRTGEDATGTLALPFGLALAKGVTLTIDDQKLDGSLQFNTCQAVGCLVPVAFDANVVPVLKAGTTLKVDAFAADTGQAVSFSIPLNGFGSALARTAELLAD; this is encoded by the coding sequence ATGAGGAAGCATGCGTATCTGCTGGCGATGCTGGGGGCTGCCTGCATCGCCGGTCTGCCGGCCGCGGCGGCGCAGACAAAAGGCGACAAAGCGGCGGCCGCGCCCGCCGCCAACCAGCCACAGTTGCCCGGCGGCGCATCGGCCCTGTCCGAAACCCATGGCGACTGGGCGGTCAACTGCCAGATATCGGGCGCGGCCAAGGCATGCAGCCTGTCACACCAGCAGTTCAACAAGCAAAGCAACCAGCGTCTGCTGGCGATAGAGCTGTCGAGCAGGACGGGCGAAGACGCGACCGGTACGCTCGCTTTGCCGTTCGGCCTGGCGCTCGCCAAGGGCGTCACCCTGACGATCGACGACCAGAAGCTGGACGGCAGCCTGCAGTTCAACACTTGCCAAGCCGTCGGCTGCCTGGTGCCGGTGGCGTTCGATGCCAACGTCGTCCCCGTGCTCAAGGCGGGCACCACCTTGAAGGTCGATGCCTTCGCGGCGGATACGGGGCAAGCGGTTAGCTTCTCCATCCCGCTCAATGGCTTCGGAAGTGCGCTTGCCCGGACGGCCGAGCTTCTTGCCGACTAG
- the coaBC gene encoding bifunctional phosphopantothenoylcysteine decarboxylase/phosphopantothenate--cysteine ligase CoaBC, with amino-acid sequence MGTLTIRNLDEDLKQRLRERAARHGVSMEQEARSLLLKEVAPTFKGAEDFVTAEEILEFGRQLQKVDFDQKKLADDLWSSMTLSGKRILLIIGGGIAAYKALDLIRRLRERGAAVRVVMTSAAREFVTTLSAGALSADHVFTDLFDRNDEHDVGHIRLSREADLLVVAPATANLMAKLANGHANDLASTVLLATDKPVLMAPAMNPRMWAHPATRRNRAALHKDGITFVGPAKGEMAESNEAGEGRMAEPLEIVAAIEALLDTGSKPLAGKKIIVTSGPTHEPIDPVRYIANRSSGKQGHAIAAALARLGADVRLVSGPVSIADPAGVKTIHVERAQEMRDAVEQLLPADAAVFVAAVADWRTDSPAGEKIKKAPGEGPPVLRMIENPDILAGVGHHKQRPALVVGFAAETQDLLRNAEAKLRKKGADFIVANDVSQTSGVGPSGVMGGDRNRVRIVSKTGVEEWPEMSKDEVATRLATLIAERLKTTAA; translated from the coding sequence ATGGGTACCCTGACCATTCGTAATCTCGACGAGGATTTGAAACAAAGACTGCGCGAGCGGGCTGCCCGTCATGGTGTGTCGATGGAGCAGGAGGCAAGAAGTCTGCTGCTCAAGGAAGTGGCGCCCACCTTCAAAGGTGCCGAGGATTTCGTTACGGCGGAGGAGATCCTCGAATTCGGCCGGCAGCTGCAAAAAGTAGATTTTGATCAGAAGAAACTCGCTGATGATCTCTGGTCCTCCATGACCCTCTCCGGCAAGCGCATCCTGCTCATCATCGGCGGCGGCATCGCCGCCTACAAGGCACTCGACCTGATCCGCCGTCTGCGTGAAAGGGGTGCGGCGGTGCGCGTGGTCATGACGTCGGCTGCGCGGGAATTCGTCACCACGCTGTCGGCCGGTGCGCTCTCGGCAGACCATGTCTTTACCGATCTCTTCGATCGTAATGACGAGCACGATGTCGGCCATATCAGGCTGTCGCGCGAGGCCGATCTGCTGGTCGTGGCGCCCGCCACCGCCAACCTGATGGCCAAGCTCGCCAACGGCCACGCCAATGATCTTGCCTCCACCGTGCTCCTGGCCACCGACAAGCCGGTGTTGATGGCGCCGGCCATGAACCCCAGGATGTGGGCGCATCCGGCGACGCGGCGCAACCGTGCGGCGCTGCACAAGGATGGCATCACCTTTGTTGGCCCCGCCAAAGGCGAGATGGCCGAGAGCAACGAGGCTGGCGAAGGCCGCATGGCCGAGCCGCTGGAGATCGTCGCCGCCATCGAGGCGCTGCTCGATACCGGATCCAAGCCGCTGGCCGGCAAGAAGATCATCGTCACGTCTGGCCCGACGCACGAGCCGATCGACCCCGTTCGCTACATCGCCAACCGATCGTCGGGAAAGCAGGGCCATGCCATAGCGGCGGCATTGGCCAGGCTCGGCGCCGACGTGAGGCTGGTCTCCGGTCCCGTCAGCATCGCCGATCCGGCTGGAGTGAAAACCATCCACGTCGAGCGGGCACAGGAAATGCGCGATGCCGTGGAACAGCTTCTACCGGCCGATGCGGCGGTATTCGTCGCCGCCGTCGCCGATTGGCGCACCGACAGCCCAGCCGGCGAGAAGATCAAGAAAGCGCCGGGCGAAGGCCCGCCGGTGCTGCGCATGATCGAGAACCCCGACATCCTTGCGGGCGTCGGGCATCACAAGCAGCGGCCGGCGCTGGTGGTCGGCTTCGCCGCCGAGACGCAGGACCTTTTGCGCAACGCCGAAGCCAAGCTGAGGAAGAAGGGCGCCGACTTCATTGTCGCCAACGACGTGTCGCAGACCAGCGGCGTCGGCCCATCCGGTGTGATGGGCGGCGACCGCAACCGTGTTCGCATCGTCTCGAAGACCGGCGTCGAGGAATGGCCCGAGATGAGCAAGGACGAAGTGGCGACCCGGCTCGCCACCCTGATCGCGGAACGGCTGAAAACGACTGCAGCGTGA
- a CDS encoding FitA-like ribbon-helix-helix domain-containing protein, translating to MARITVRNLEDHVMQRLRERGAARGVSMEQEARDVLAASVGLPTTKGFDGGRLTFKDEAKVQPMAGRQS from the coding sequence ATGGCCAGGATTACTGTCCGGAATCTGGAAGATCATGTCATGCAGCGATTGCGTGAACGCGGTGCTGCGCGCGGCGTTTCCATGGAGCAGGAGGCGCGGGATGTGCTCGCGGCATCAGTTGGGCTTCCGACCACGAAAGGCTTCGATGGCGGACGCCTGACATTTAAGGACGAGGCCAAGGTTCAACCAATGGCAGGCAGGCAAAGTTAG
- the ubiB gene encoding 2-polyprenylphenol 6-hydroxylase, protein MSTVSAGFRLMRAGWVLVREGVVAALPGEELSGLPKLGWRLARLFTRRRALAYERSDRLAKAVVRLGPSYVKLGQFLATRPDVVGNDVALDLAMLQDKMHTFPTAEAVAAIEGSLGRKLGDLYTRFGDPVAAASIAQVHAAETVDGGVARKVAVKVIRPGVRRRFFQDLESYFLAARLQEKYIPSSRRLRPVEVTETLAQTTKIEMDLRLEAAALSELGQSTREDPGFRVPSVDWERTGRDVLTMEWVDGIKMNDIAGLAAAGHDLRAIAANLIQSFLRHTLRDGFFHADMHPGNLFVEADGTIVAVDLGIAGRLGKKERRFLAEILYGFITRDYLRVAEVHFEAGYVPRQHNVAAFAQAIRAIGEPIHGQPAETISMAKLLTLLFEVTELFDMATRPELILLQKTMVVVEGVARTLDPAFNMWKTAEPVVSGWISGNLGPSGLLADARDGGKAMLTLIRQAPELAARTERLSREIDLMAEHGLRFDEATARAIGKAEARYNRSGRVALWVIALTLVYIAWKLL, encoded by the coding sequence ATGAGCACCGTCAGCGCTGGATTTCGGCTCATGCGGGCCGGCTGGGTGCTTGTGCGCGAGGGCGTCGTCGCCGCTTTGCCCGGCGAGGAACTGTCCGGCCTGCCGAAATTGGGCTGGCGGCTGGCGCGGCTGTTTACCCGCCGCCGCGCGCTCGCCTATGAGCGCAGCGATCGGCTGGCCAAGGCGGTGGTCCGGCTCGGGCCGTCCTATGTCAAGCTTGGCCAGTTTCTGGCGACACGACCCGATGTCGTCGGCAACGACGTGGCGCTCGATCTCGCCATGCTGCAGGACAAGATGCACACCTTCCCGACTGCCGAGGCGGTGGCGGCCATCGAGGGCTCGCTCGGGCGCAAGCTCGGCGACCTCTACACGCGGTTCGGCGACCCGGTCGCCGCGGCCTCCATCGCCCAGGTCCATGCCGCTGAAACCGTCGATGGCGGCGTCGCCAGGAAGGTAGCGGTCAAGGTGATCCGGCCGGGCGTGCGCCGCCGCTTCTTCCAGGATCTCGAAAGCTATTTCCTCGCCGCCCGCCTGCAGGAGAAATACATCCCCTCCTCACGCCGGCTGCGGCCCGTGGAGGTGACCGAGACGCTGGCGCAGACCACCAAGATCGAGATGGACCTGCGCCTCGAGGCGGCCGCGCTTTCCGAACTTGGTCAAAGCACCAGGGAGGATCCGGGCTTTCGCGTCCCCTCCGTCGACTGGGAGCGCACCGGCCGCGACGTGCTGACCATGGAATGGGTCGACGGCATCAAGATGAACGACATCGCCGGACTCGCCGCCGCTGGACACGATCTGAGGGCAATCGCGGCCAACCTCATCCAGTCGTTCTTGCGCCATACGCTGCGCGACGGCTTCTTTCACGCCGACATGCATCCGGGCAACCTGTTCGTCGAGGCTGATGGCACGATCGTCGCGGTCGATCTCGGCATTGCCGGCAGGCTCGGCAAGAAGGAGCGCCGGTTTCTCGCCGAAATCCTCTATGGCTTCATCACGCGCGACTATCTGCGCGTCGCCGAGGTTCATTTCGAGGCCGGCTACGTGCCGCGCCAGCACAATGTCGCGGCCTTCGCCCAGGCGATCCGCGCCATTGGCGAGCCGATCCATGGCCAGCCGGCCGAGACCATTTCCATGGCCAAGCTTCTGACGCTGCTGTTCGAGGTGACCGAACTCTTCGACATGGCGACGCGGCCCGAACTGATCCTCCTGCAGAAAACCATGGTGGTGGTCGAGGGCGTGGCGCGCACGCTCGATCCGGCCTTCAACATGTGGAAGACCGCCGAACCCGTGGTCAGCGGCTGGATATCAGGAAATCTCGGTCCAAGCGGCCTGCTGGCCGACGCCCGCGACGGCGGCAAGGCGATGCTGACGCTGATCCGCCAAGCCCCCGAGTTGGCAGCGCGCACCGAGCGGCTGTCGCGCGAGATCGACCTGATGGCCGAACATGGTCTGCGCTTCGACGAGGCGACGGCCCGCGCCATCGGCAAGGCCGAAGCGCGCTACAACCGCTCCGGCCGCGTGGCGCTTTGGGTGATAGCCCTGACGCTGGTCTATATAGCCTGGAAGCTGCTCTGA
- the ubiE gene encoding bifunctional demethylmenaquinone methyltransferase/2-methoxy-6-polyprenyl-1,4-benzoquinol methylase UbiE, with amino-acid sequence MSVERTTAAGGMETSYGFKRVGAGDKQPLVNDVFHKVANRYDLMNDLMSGGLHRLWKDAMVAWLNPPKRPGWCVLDVAGGTGDIAFRIVDASHGHAHATVLDINGSMLAVGRDRAQKKGMSGNTDFVEANAEELPFADATFDAYTIAFGIRNVPRIDVALSEALRVLKPGGRFLCLEFSEVEMPLLDRVYEAWSFKAIPKIGKAVTGDGEPYSYLVESIAKFPNQANFASMITRAGFDRVSFRNYSGGIAALHSGWKL; translated from the coding sequence ATGTCAGTTGAGAGAACCACGGCCGCCGGCGGCATGGAAACCTCCTATGGTTTCAAGCGTGTAGGGGCAGGCGACAAGCAGCCCCTGGTCAACGATGTTTTCCACAAGGTCGCCAACCGCTACGATCTGATGAACGACCTGATGTCGGGCGGCCTGCACCGGCTGTGGAAGGACGCCATGGTAGCCTGGCTCAATCCGCCGAAGCGGCCGGGCTGGTGCGTGCTCGATGTCGCCGGCGGCACCGGCGACATCGCCTTTCGCATCGTCGATGCCAGCCATGGGCATGCTCATGCCACCGTGCTCGACATCAACGGCTCGATGCTCGCCGTCGGTCGCGACAGGGCGCAAAAGAAAGGCATGTCCGGCAACACCGATTTCGTCGAAGCCAATGCCGAGGAACTGCCGTTCGCGGACGCCACCTTCGACGCCTACACCATCGCTTTCGGCATCCGCAACGTTCCCAGGATCGACGTCGCCCTCAGCGAAGCGTTGCGCGTGCTGAAGCCGGGCGGGCGGTTCCTGTGCCTGGAATTTTCCGAGGTCGAGATGCCGTTGCTCGACAGGGTCTACGAGGCCTGGTCGTTCAAGGCCATTCCGAAGATCGGCAAGGCCGTCACCGGCGACGGCGAGCCTTATTCCTATCTGGTCGAGTCGATCGCGAAATTCCCCAACCAGGCGAATTTTGCTTCCATGATAACCCGCGCGGGCTTCGATCGGGTCTCGTTCCGCAACTATTCCGGCGGCATCGCCGCGCTTCATTCGGGCTGGAAACTTTGA
- a CDS encoding adenosine deaminase, which translates to MPLKAELHCHIEGAAAPELVIRQAQKYGKDISPYIQNGSFVWHDFTSFLAAYDFASDLFRTEEDYARLADHYLTSLARDGAIYSEVFTSPDHAMKAGLSPKAYTDALGEGMARAKAKTGIEGRMIVTGVRHAGVESIEQAARFAARCGHPLVTGFGVAGDERVGEMEDYVRAFEIAREAGLGITVHAGELTGWETVQAALDHIRPSRIGHGVRAIENPDLVRRIADEGVVLECCPGSNIALKVFDSFAAHPFPALLAAGCKVTLNSDDPPYFWTSLKREYDIAAEYFSMNEKALAAVTRTAIEAAFVDRKTKATLLSRLDAKAR; encoded by the coding sequence ATGCCTTTGAAAGCGGAACTGCACTGCCACATCGAAGGGGCAGCGGCACCGGAACTCGTCATCCGACAGGCGCAGAAATACGGCAAGGACATCTCGCCCTATATCCAGAACGGCTCTTTCGTCTGGCACGATTTCACCTCTTTTCTCGCCGCCTATGATTTCGCCTCCGACCTGTTCCGGACCGAGGAAGACTATGCGCGGCTGGCTGACCATTATCTGACCAGCCTGGCTCGTGACGGCGCCATCTACTCAGAGGTCTTCACCTCGCCGGATCATGCCATGAAGGCGGGCCTGTCGCCCAAGGCCTATACTGACGCGCTCGGCGAAGGCATGGCCCGCGCCAAGGCCAAGACCGGCATCGAGGGCCGCATGATCGTCACCGGCGTGCGCCATGCCGGCGTCGAGTCCATCGAGCAGGCAGCGCGCTTTGCCGCGCGCTGCGGACATCCGCTGGTAACCGGCTTCGGTGTCGCCGGCGACGAGAGGGTCGGCGAGATGGAGGACTACGTCAGGGCATTCGAAATCGCCCGCGAGGCCGGGCTCGGCATTACCGTCCATGCAGGCGAACTGACGGGGTGGGAGACGGTCCAGGCGGCGCTCGATCACATCCGCCCGTCGCGCATCGGCCATGGCGTGCGCGCCATCGAAAACCCCGATCTTGTCCGGCGCATCGCCGATGAGGGCGTGGTGCTGGAATGCTGTCCCGGCTCCAACATTGCGTTGAAAGTGTTCGACAGTTTCGCCGCCCACCCGTTCCCCGCCCTGCTAGCGGCCGGCTGCAAGGTGACGCTCAACTCGGATGATCCGCCCTATTTCTGGACCTCGCTGAAACGCGAATACGACATTGCGGCCGAGTATTTCTCGATGAACGAGAAGGCGCTGGCGGCCGTTACCCGAACGGCCATCGAGGCCGCTTTCGTCGACAGGAAGACCAAGGCAACGCTGCTCAGCCGGCTGGATGCGAAGGCCAGGTGA
- the upp gene encoding uracil phosphoribosyltransferase, whose protein sequence is MKGVTVVDHPLVQHKLSIMRKKETSTAGFRRLLREISLLLGYEVTRNLELTTTTIETPIETMEAPTLEGKKLVFASVLRAGNGLLEGLLDLVPAARVAHVGLYRDHETLEAVEYFFKAPSDLADRLVIVVDPMLATANSAIAAIDKLKGRGATNIRFLCLLAAPEGIERFTKAHPDVPVFTASIDRQLNEKGYIMPGLGDAGDRMYGTK, encoded by the coding sequence ATGAAGGGCGTCACCGTCGTCGACCACCCGCTTGTCCAGCACAAGCTGAGCATCATGCGCAAGAAGGAGACATCGACGGCCGGTTTCCGGCGGCTGCTGCGCGAGATCTCGCTGCTGCTCGGCTATGAGGTGACACGCAATCTCGAACTCACGACGACGACCATCGAAACGCCGATCGAAACGATGGAGGCGCCGACGCTGGAAGGCAAGAAGCTGGTCTTCGCCTCGGTGCTGCGCGCCGGCAATGGCTTGCTCGAAGGCCTGCTCGACCTGGTTCCGGCGGCCCGCGTCGCCCATGTCGGCCTCTATCGCGACCATGAGACGCTGGAGGCGGTCGAATATTTCTTCAAGGCGCCGAGCGACCTTGCCGACCGGCTGGTCATCGTCGTCGATCCGATGCTGGCCACCGCCAATTCCGCCATCGCGGCGATCGACAAGCTGAAGGGGCGCGGCGCCACCAACATCCGCTTTCTGTGCCTGCTGGCGGCGCCCGAAGGCATCGAGCGCTTCACCAAGGCACATCCCGACGTTCCCGTCTTCACGGCTTCCATCGATCGCCAGCTCAACGAGAAGGGCTACATCATGCCCGGCCTCGGCGACGCCGGCGACCGCATGTACGGGACAAAGTGA